The Brachyhypopomus gauderio isolate BG-103 chromosome 19, BGAUD_0.2, whole genome shotgun sequence DNA segment AATCAGGTTTGCTCAGTTTAAGGattatgtgtgtgagtaaatgATTCATTCTGTCCTGAAGAGACTTGGGGCTAGCGTTTTTGtagatgaatgaatgtttctcAGCGATTTGTTCAATCATTTTGTTCCCGGACTCCGAAAGCTGAAGAATTCTTGGGAAGTAGTTTGCTCTATTTTCTTCCAGGAACATCCTGCACTCTTCAGTTTCCATGAATAAGCTCAGTTTAGGTTTACATTTTTTTGCCCTTTGTTTTTCCTCTGACGATGAACAAAATAATGAGATGTAACTTTTAAAGTGTTCAGATATCCAGTTTCTGTTCTTGTCCTGCTTTTCTCTGTCAACAAGCCCTTTATATCTCGTGTAAGTGAAATACTCCTCAAGAAATTTAAAATCATTGTCCAAAACTGACTTCAAAGAAGTCAGAAATGTTTCATAGTCTTTTAACACATCAATTAATTTCCCTTGTGAATCACTCTGATCTGTGGGGATGGACGTCGAGTGCATTTTTCCTTTCAAAAATTGCTTTAGGTATTCATAAGAGTCGTACTTTCTCTCAAACATTGGAAGTCCTTTAACAATGTCAAAGACTGTCATAGTCATGTCAATTTCACTCATGTATCCTGATATGTTATAAGTGTTTTGCTTCCAGTGACGTCTGTCCTCAACATCAGCATTATCATCTGTCTTTGCCAAGATCTGAGCTCTTTGGAAAGCTTGTATGGCAGCTTTAGCTAGCTCAAGAAATTCTCTCAAATCCTCAGCTGTAAGGGGTGTTTGGTCTTGCTTTTTCATTTCAAGTTTTTGTCTTAGTTCACTTCGTGACACTTGGCCAACTGTGTCAACTGTGTATGAGTTTTCTTTGATAGCTTTAGCATTGTTTGCCCAGTCCTTTGCAAGGGCAAAGTTCTTTTCACTCAGATAGTAGTGCCTTGCTAATGCTTGAGGGAATGCAAAGTCTTTATCAAATCTCTTTGATGCTTGAGTTAATATGTCTTGAATTTTTTTGAGGCCATTTTGTTCAGATTTTATGTCTTCAATTAAAGGTGAAAATAGTGTGTCTTTTTCATCACCCTCTGTCTTGCGTTGCCGTGTGATTAGCATGTTCTTCAGTGACTGCAGGAGGTTATCTCTGCCTATTCCTCTTCTAAAAAACAGATCACAGTGTAACATGTTAAGGATTATGTCAGATTTTGGGCTTCTGTGCCTCTCCTCTAATACCTTGACACACTCTGCTGCAATCCGTTGATGAACAAAGCGGATGGCTTTGTGTACTCCATATTCAACTTGGTGTTCAATTAGCAAACATGAGTAAGGCTCCATTTTATCCAACACAGTTTCCTTACCCCAGAGTCTCCTCTTGATGTCAAGGAAATCCTCACAGAGAGATACGGAGATGTTAGATTCGGCTACATATGTCATCAACAGTGCAAGAATAGAGAGGAGTTGTGCTTGTTTGCTTCCAACATCAACATCTCTCAAGATGTTTTCTGCAACATTTTTCACATAATCCTCATTAAAATTAGATTTCATGATCATAAAACAGTAGAAATTTTCAGGTGTCTCATGGATTTCTTGAAGTTCTTGAAGTTTCACTTCAAAAGCTTGTTGCTCATCCTTTGACAGAGCTGCAGTGATGTACTCACTGTCAATCACACaatttttgtatttttcttttGCTGTTTTTGAACGTAAGCAATTCAGGATAATAACAAGTGCATCCAGTTCACCTATCATTTTCCTTAAACAGTGCTGCAGCTCTTGTGTGTTCTCTGTTTCTTCTGAGTCTTCCACTAATAACAGGACTGGATTTGTAAATGAAAGCCCACTTTTCCCAAACCTTAAGAGCTGGACAACTTGTTGTGCCACTTCTGTTTTTGACACAGTGTTATCTTTTAACACCGCGCATCTGAATTCTCTTCTGAGATCCCACATTACATGCATGGCTAAAGTTGTGCCACCACAGCCAGGTTGATGGAAAAGGTTCACCATTACACACTTACTCGTGGGCTCTTTGGTCTGAGATCTGATCATTTTAATGATCTGAGTATATTTGTCCCGTTTTATAAATGGCTTTGTTGGGGTTTTCTCTGCGAAATAAAAGTTCCACCATTGCACTTTATCCCCTCTGTAGAATCCAGCCTCTGTTGTTTTTTTGAAGTCTTGGAATTCTTTACTGTCTTCGTCATACACGTTTTCACATTGGTTTTGGCACAGGATGTCCAAAGCAGGCACTGAATCTTCATCTATTTGTTTTAGAAGCACTGAGCTTCCTCCATCAGAAGGCAGCAGTCTatctgttgttttgtgtttgccAAGTCCCAGTATGGTTCCATTGATCTGACTGAGTTCTAATTCACAGATGTTTTGCCCAGCTTGCTCAGTTCTGGTTTGGATGAAATCTTTCCATTTGTGAAATGCATTGTCTGATGTGCAAATGcttataatgttttgtgttcctCTGAGATTCTTGTAAAATGACATGAATGTTTCAAATATTGGATCATTCATAGCTTCAACAGCAGAGAGAAGAAGGAAGATAACTAAGAATCTCCCTCTTGGAAGAGTATCTGGATTGCACAGGTAGGACACCATGTCCTGAACATCTCCAGCTTTGGTTATCAACCACTCACTAGGAGGAAGGGGTTTGTCACCTTCCTTATTGATGTCCACTCTTCCATTGCACAACACCCAGCTGGTTTGTTTGTACAAGTTTAGATTTTGTGTTAATGTTCCTGGATCACCATGGAACAGCTCTGGAGTGTGAATATTTGCAATTCTAACTTTTCTGTATTCGTGGCATGAGCCATTTTTCACAGAATCTGGATCAAAGTCCAGCACACAGAAAAGTTTTAGAGTAGTCAGAAACTGGAAATGTTGGAGTTGATCAGGGTggcttttgtttgttacaattaTGTAGTAATTATAATAGTCTAGAGTCCCCCCTCCACATGTCAACAGATTAACCAGTTTTTCTCCGTCGTttggtcttttttttctttgagaCTTAATTTCTGCCTCCTTTCTTGCTGTGTCCAGAACCTTGCTGTTTCTCGTCACTTTAGACATTTCAACTTGCAGCTCGCTGGGATTTCCAATTTTATACACATCTCTAGTTGCAGCTCCTTCTCTTATAAACAGTGATTTTCCTTTGCTTTTCTTCCATTGATTCTCCTCATCAAAGGTCTGGATACTGTATGTCTTTCCACAAACTATGTTGTGATTTGGGACAACATCCACCTCTATGACGACCTTCCCAGACAAGGTGCTGTTATTGGACAGCACTTCCACAAAACGTGGCTGTCTGATGCATCTCTTCGCATCATCAGTGTTTTCTTCAAAGCTTGATTTAATGCCCTGGAAAAAGTGATCAATGATGACATCTTGTTCATTGACACTGACGCCAATAATCTCACCGTGAGAATATTCTGAGTTTTTGGAATCTGCTATACCAAAGTGGATTGTTCCATTTGTTCTGCTGTTCATACATCCTGCTGCAAACCTGAACACCTCTCTGTTGATTTTTTTCTTCATTGCATCAGTGTTTTCTGCTCTTGCTAAAAGCTTATATTCATGTACCGGAGCAGTTAGATTACTTGGTCCTGATTCTGGTGGTAAGCAGTAATTTTCAATGTATCTGTGGGAAGCAGAATGCTGGTCAAATGGACAGAAACTACATGTAAATTTAGATTTATTTGGCTTCGTGGACAGTGATTCTACTTTGATTTTTTCCGTTTGTAACGACATCTCTGACACATCACTTTGAGTCATTTGTGAAGATTTTGCTGCTGATTCTTTATGTTGTGTGTTGATAGTTTTAGTCCTTTCAAGGAGGCTTTTTTCTGTGCATGATTCTGCTGTTGGAGTGATTGAACTTCTAGATGTTGGTTCGTTTTTGCTTTGTTCTTTGCAGATATCAGGGCTGGATTTGATGGATGTAATATCAGGGCTGGATTTGATTGATTTAATATCAGGACTGGATCCTTTATGTgatttttgcttgttttttttttgtttcttacaTCCTGATTGCTGTTTACCTTCTGACATGCTGTGATCAGATATTTCTTTTATATCTGGCTTTGCATCAGTATCCTGAGTGCTTGAATATCCAGTATCTGAATTTAATTGTGTTTGAGAGATGTTGGTTGATGTGACCCTATGTTGTTCATTGTTATAGGTCTTTCTTAAAGCCTCTAATGTGTTTATAATTTGAACAGCTGGACCAAACTTAATGCCTAGTTGTTTCAGATCCTCCGATTTAAAGCACACCAGTTCTTTCCCTGATACTTCCTCCTCGTACAGTCTGGCGGCCCACGCTTGGTCCACCTTCAGATCGTCTGTCAGCCAGTGGCGAACTTGCTCTTTTGTCCACTCTTCGACTCTCCGAGGGAGTTCTGTTTTGTGACTCATGTCTAGACTGAAAGAACAGTTTAAATAAACATTCACTGAAATAACCTCTCTCATTCCTTCTAGTCAAAATTTCATTGcaaaaagtaataaaaaaaaacagctaagGCAAAAAATAACAGGCATTAAAATTTTGGATAGATTGTCATATCAGTACCTACCTGGTCTCGTGAGATATGCATGCCTCTGAGCGCATTTTTGTAGAACCACAACCACATACCATTAGCTATGTTTTTTCAGCGATTCCTATTCCAATGATCCTTTTCCCATAAATCGTTCAGATTCTGGGTAGAAGGGgtacatatttttaaaaactgaTTTTATATTTAGGGGCACTTGAGGTATGTTTCTGCTGCACAACAACGTAACTGTAACGCCTAGCTCCGCCCTCCACCCCTGTCTCGTGTTGTCTGTCCTCGTCCTGCCTTGTTTCCCGATTTCTATGGTTACCTgttgtctgtcacgcccctctACCGTGTTTTCCTGCCCCTTGATTATTGTTCCCACATGTTTTATTTAGTTCCTGGTGTTtcagtgtatttttttttttcagtgtctCCCTGGTCGGCCATTGTTTCTGATTGCGTCACATTTGTGCGTTGTCCTGGGTTACCTTACGCTTCTGATTCCCCTGTTCCTGTTGTTCTGGTTGTTCGTGTTCTGATTCATGCTTTCCGTTAGTTCGTAGTTTTTCTATTCTCCTTGTTTGTAAATTTATATTGTGTTTGACTTCTTGAGCCTTCGTGTCGTGGTTGTTCCCGGTTTCATTGTTTGTATTCCTTATGTTATTCTGTTTATTAGCTCCCGTACGTGTTACGCTTCCTGTAGGGTCATTTGTATTACTTGTATTTAAATGTGTCTTCGTATTTAAACCCCATAATCATGTGTTCACCCTTGCCTGGTTTTTCCGTTTAGTTGTTTTTCTTGTTTATTAAATTCATATAATTCTTCTCCCGCACTTGATCCCGTCTGCCCATTCAAATCGTTACAGTAACTTAGCATGAGGCATTCTCAGATGATTTCAGAAGATTTTTTAAAGCTAACACTAATGATTGACATCTTTAAGATAGTGTAGCTTAAAAAAACATATCAGCTGCAATCCATCTTTCCTACCTGCACCTTTCTGCCACTGGCATCCCCAGTTTCACTTAACTAGATAACCTAGCTAACTagagttaaccctaaccctagattacCTAGCTAACTAATGCTTAGTCTGGGAGACCAAGTCGGTACAAATTTGTGGTTCTGTAAAAAAGTGCGCTGAGATATGAGACCAGGTTGGTAAATACATAGATACGTAAATATCACTGAAAATAAATTTACTGTaccatttatttgttttgtaatCATGACATTATATGTTCTTTGAGATCTCAGCAGGTAAGGTAGGCTTCATACTGACT contains these protein-coding regions:
- the LOC143483421 gene encoding sterile alpha motif domain-containing protein 9-like; translation: MSHKTELPRRVEEWTKEQVRHWLTDDLKVDQAWAARLYEEEVSGKELVCFKSEDLKQLGIKFGPAVQIINTLEALRKTYNNEQHRVTSTNISQTQLNSDTGYSSTQDTDAKPDIKEISDHSMSEGKQQSGCKKQKKNKQKSHKGSSPDIKSIKSSPDITSIKSSPDICKEQSKNEPTSRSSITPTAESCTEKSLLERTKTINTQHKESAAKSSQMTQSDVSEMSLQTEKIKVESLSTKPNKSKFTCSFCPFDQHSASHRYIENYCLPPESGPSNLTAPVHEYKLLARAENTDAMKKKINREVFRFAAGCMNSRTNGTIHFGIADSKNSEYSHGEIIGVSVNEQDVIIDHFFQGIKSSFEENTDDAKRCIRQPRFVEVLSNNSTLSGKVVIEVDVVPNHNIVCGKTYSIQTFDEENQWKKSKGKSLFIREGAATRDVYKIGNPSELQVEMSKVTRNSKVLDTARKEAEIKSQRKKRPNDGEKLVNLLTCGGGTLDYYNYYIIVTNKSHPDQLQHFQFLTTLKLFCVLDFDPDSVKNGSCHEYRKVRIANIHTPELFHGDPGTLTQNLNLYKQTSWVLCNGRVDINKEGDKPLPPSEWLITKAGDVQDMVSYLCNPDTLPRGRFLVIFLLLSAVEAMNDPIFETFMSFYKNLRGTQNIISICTSDNAFHKWKDFIQTRTEQAGQNICELELSQINGTILGLGKHKTTDRLLPSDGGSSVLLKQIDEDSVPALDILCQNQCENVYDEDSKEFQDFKKTTEAGFYRGDKVQWWNFYFAEKTPTKPFIKRDKYTQIIKMIRSQTKEPTSKCVMVNLFHQPGCGGTTLAMHVMWDLRREFRCAVLKDNTVSKTEVAQQVVQLLRFGKSGLSFTNPVLLLVEDSEETENTQELQHCLRKMIGELDALVIILNCLRSKTAKEKYKNCVIDSEYITAALSKDEQQAFEVKLQELQEIHETPENFYCFMIMKSNFNEDYVKNVAENILRDVDVGSKQAQLLSILALLMTYVAESNISVSLCEDFLDIKRRLWGKETVLDKMEPYSCLLIEHQVEYGVHKAIRFVHQRIAAECVKVLEERHRSPKSDIILNMLHCDLFFRRGIGRDNLLQSLKNMLITRQRKTEGDEKDTLFSPLIEDIKSEQNGLKKIQDILTQASKRFDKDFAFPQALARHYYLSEKNFALAKDWANNAKAIKENSYTVDTVGQVSRSELRQKLEMKKQDQTPLTAEDLREFLELAKAAIQAFQRAQILAKTDDNADVEDRRHWKQNTYNISGYMSEIDMTMTVFDIVKGLPMFERKYDSYEYLKQFLKGKMHSTSIPTDQSDSQGKLIDVLKDYETFLTSLKSVLDNDFKFLEEYFTYTRYKGLVDREKQDKNRNWISEHFKSYISLFCSSSEEKQRAKKCKPKLSLFMETEECRMFLEENRANYFPRILQLSESGNKMIEQIAEKHSFIYKNASPKSLQDRMNHLLTHIILKLSKPDSKLAKTQKELNDLLKEILQEVGLLHQHPEPYYLALLLLWPRREDHDQNKEIKTYVERIRISCRKQFSHLLRARTPIVHFYLGKSDGLDRLISKAALDSCFTNVRERNVLWQSADIFKEPKIKDKLLRVNGTSEQGELYAEYENLRIPVRPTYLGGIRSGHSTEKVSFYVGFAIDGPLAYDIQYEDS